In Candidatus Eremiobacteraceae bacterium, one genomic interval encodes:
- a CDS encoding CdaR family protein, whose product MLESISRNFGLKAAALLIGFILWFTFNYLTAGATTYSKTLVVPVTVQHVSSGLVAATTIRQVTIELSGARTKLDGLSPDDFTAFVDGTGKGPGTYALEISLRGAGTDSVKSITPSTATLVLDRYGYRRVPVVPQDTGAADGMRLEVVPTTVVVAGAQSTVAQVMAAEVTFAYPADKKPVVMELRPVAVNNQLLPVPGITMDPPVVHATVGVMKESKSL is encoded by the coding sequence ATGCTCGAATCGATTAGCCGCAATTTCGGGCTGAAGGCCGCGGCGCTTCTGATCGGATTCATCCTCTGGTTCACGTTCAACTACCTGACCGCCGGCGCGACGACGTACTCCAAGACGCTCGTCGTTCCCGTCACGGTGCAGCATGTTTCAAGCGGACTCGTCGCGGCGACGACGATCCGCCAGGTGACGATAGAGCTTTCGGGTGCGCGAACGAAACTCGACGGATTATCGCCCGACGACTTCACCGCGTTCGTCGACGGCACTGGAAAAGGTCCGGGCACGTATGCACTGGAGATCTCGCTTCGCGGCGCCGGCACGGACAGCGTCAAATCCATCACGCCGTCCACGGCCACGCTCGTGCTGGACCGTTACGGATACCGCCGAGTGCCGGTCGTGCCGCAAGATACCGGCGCCGCCGACGGCATGCGTCTGGAGGTCGTCCCCACGACCGTCGTAGTGGCGGGCGCCCAATCAACCGTCGCGCAGGTCATGGCCGCCGAAGTGACGTTCGCGTATCCGGCCGATAAGAAACCTGTGGTGATGGAATTGCGCCCCGTGGCGGTCAACAACCAACTTCTCCCCGTTCCCGGCATCACGATGGATCCGCCGGTCGTGCACGCGACGGTCGGAGTGATGAAGGAGTCGAAATCCCTATGA